The Stenotrophomonas sp. NA06056 genome segment TGACCTGCCACTGGCCGAGGATTTCGCCGAAGAGATCCGCCAGCAGATGGAGCTGCCCCTCTCGGTACTGCCCTATACGCTGTTCATGACCGGCAAGCTGGGCGTGAGCCTGTGCCCGGAGCACGCCAGCAACGCCTCGCGCCTGCTCGACCATGCCGAGGACGCCCTCTACCAGGCGGCCCGCGAAGGCGGCAATGCGGTGCGCATCCATGCGGTGGACACGCCACCGAGCGCGCACAGCGAGAGCATCATCGCGCGACAGATCGTTGATGCCATTCCCAACGGCGAACTGAAGCTGCGCTACCAGCCGCTGGTGAGCGCACGCGATGGCCATGTGGTGGGCATGGAAGCGCTGCTGCGCTGGCAGTCGCCCACCCTGGGCATGCTGGTGCCGGAACGCTTCATGCGCACCGCCGAGCGCTTGGGCATCATCGTGCAGATCGGCACGTGGGTGCTTGAAGGCGCGTTGAAGCAGGCCAGGCTGTGGCGCGACCAGGGCTTCGATGACTTCACCATTGCGGTGAATGTCTCGACCCTGCAGCTGCTGCGGCCGAACTTCTTTGCCGAAGTGATGGGCGTGATCCAGGCCTCTGGCGTGCCGGCACAGATGCTGACGCTGGAGATCAACGAAAGCGCCCTGACCAACAACGTCAACTTCGTCCACGAAACGCTGGCCAACCTGCGCAACGAAGGCATCAGCCTGAGCCTGGACAACTTCGGCACCGGCGATTCGAGCCTGAGTGCGCTGGTGCGTTACCCGGTGGACAAGCTGAAGATCGACCGCAGCTTCATCAAGAGCGCACCGGCGGGCAATCGTGAAGCCGCCATCGCCCGCGCGATCATTGCGATGGGCCACCAGCTGGGCATGACGGTGATCGCCAACGGCGTGGAGTCGCAGGCGCAGCTGGGCTTCCTGCGCCGCAACGACTGCGATGTGTTCCAGGGCTATCTGTTCGGCGAGCCGATGTCGGCCGATGCCGCCGGCATGACCCTGCGCCGCCGCTACCTGCGCCCGGAAGCGTTCGCCGAAACCCGGCCGGATCGTACGCTGCTGCTGCTGGACGACGAGGAGAACGTGCTGCGTTCGCTGGTGCGCCTGTTCCGCCGCGATGGTTACCGCATCCTGGCGGCAGGTAACGTGCGCGATGCGTTCGACCTGCTGGCGATCAACGACGTGCAGGTGATCCTGTCCGACCAGCGCATGAGCGACATGAGCGGCACCGAGTTCCTGGGCCGGGTGAAGATGCTGTACCCGGACACGATCCGCCTGGTGCTGTCCGGCTACACCGACTTGAACACGGTGACCGACGCCATCAACCGGGGGGCGATCTATCGATTCCTGACCAAGCCGTGGAACGACGACGAGCTGCGCAAGCACATCCACCAGGCGTTCCGTACGTATGAGGAACAGCGGCGCAGCAACGGCGGGCAGCTCGCCGCCGAGTCGGCGGACGGCGGCGAGGATCGTTCACCGCTGCGCTGACCCTGCACGAGGTAGTGCCGGCCGCTGGCCGGTAACTGCAGGGTATTGAGGTCCACAGGGTTGCCGGCCAGCGGCCGGCATTACCACAATCCTTTACCGGGGCTGCTTGATCGGCAGCACCAGGCGGAAGCGCGAGCCGACGCCCGGGGTGCTGTCCAGGTCGATGCGGCCGTGGTGCTTGTTGATGATGCTGTAGGAAATCGACAGGCCCAGGCCGGTGCCACTGCCCACCGGCTTGGTGGTGAAGAACGGATCGAAGATACGCTGGCGCAGTTCCGGCGAAATGCCACCGCCGGTGTCTTCGAACTCGACCCACACCGTATCGCCATCCACGCCGGTACGCACGGTGATCGTGCCGCGCTCGGCAATGGCGTGACCGGCGTTGAGCAGCAGGTTCATGTAGACCTGGTTCAACTCCGACGGCAGGCACTCCACAAGCGGCAGCTGGCCGAACTCGCGCACCAGGTGCACCTTGTACTTGAGCTCGTTCCAGATGATGTTGATGGTCGATTCAAGGCCGGAATGCAGGTCGACCAGCTTCCACGACTCGTCGCGGCCGGAATAGGAGAAGTCCTTCAGGTCGCGCACGATGCGGGTGACCCGCTCGATGCCTTCGCGCGATTCGGCCATCAGCTGCGGCAGATCGCGGCTGATGAAATCGATATCCAGGCGGTCACGGATATCGTCGATTTCCGGAATCAACGCCTTCGGGTCGGGCGCACGCAGGGCACGTTCGTAGGCTTCGATCACCGTGAACAGACTGCGCAGGTATTCCTGCAGGCTGCCCAGGTTGGAATGCACGTAGCCGATCGGGTTGTTGATCTCATGGGCCACGCCGGCGGCAAGCTGGCCGATGGACGCCATCTTCTCCGACTGCAGCAGCTTTTCCTGGGTGCCGTTCAAGCGCAGGTACGCCTGGCGCAGTTCGGCATGGCGCTGCTGCAGTTCGCGCTCGTAGTCTTCCTGGCCTTCGATATGGCGGAACAATGCCAGGTAGTGCCCCGAGCCGGGTTCGCCATGGAAGTACAGATGGGCGATGACCACGCCCTCCCCCAGCGGCAGGCTGCCGTTCCAGTGGCCG includes the following:
- a CDS encoding EAL domain-containing protein, translating into MWNPNLPPVSIDDAPDRLGAGNPELQAMVAEAASGGTALMLMHVDIDHFASVNENMSAEVGDQALVLVAQRLQSYLRGRGKLWRHGSDEFLIAVPRTADLPLAEDFAEEIRQQMELPLSVLPYTLFMTGKLGVSLCPEHASNASRLLDHAEDALYQAAREGGNAVRIHAVDTPPSAHSESIIARQIVDAIPNGELKLRYQPLVSARDGHVVGMEALLRWQSPTLGMLVPERFMRTAERLGIIVQIGTWVLEGALKQARLWRDQGFDDFTIAVNVSTLQLLRPNFFAEVMGVIQASGVPAQMLTLEINESALTNNVNFVHETLANLRNEGISLSLDNFGTGDSSLSALVRYPVDKLKIDRSFIKSAPAGNREAAIARAIIAMGHQLGMTVIANGVESQAQLGFLRRNDCDVFQGYLFGEPMSADAAGMTLRRRYLRPEAFAETRPDRTLLLLDDEENVLRSLVRLFRRDGYRILAAGNVRDAFDLLAINDVQVILSDQRMSDMSGTEFLGRVKMLYPDTIRLVLSGYTDLNTVTDAINRGAIYRFLTKPWNDDELRKHIHQAFRTYEEQRRSNGGQLAAESADGGEDRSPLR
- a CDS encoding ATP-binding protein; the encoded protein is MSAANVLVTAPLPPQPVLQALLERLREGLLLFTEDGQVALANPAAQSLLGSDEGALPAPQRLRELLPPDALEHARQHGHWNGSLPLGEGVVIAHLYFHGEPGSGHYLALFRHIEGQEDYERELQQRHAELRQAYLRLNGTQEKLLQSEKMASIGQLAAGVAHEINNPIGYVHSNLGSLQEYLRSLFTVIEAYERALRAPDPKALIPEIDDIRDRLDIDFISRDLPQLMAESREGIERVTRIVRDLKDFSYSGRDESWKLVDLHSGLESTINIIWNELKYKVHLVREFGQLPLVECLPSELNQVYMNLLLNAGHAIAERGTITVRTGVDGDTVWVEFEDTGGGISPELRQRIFDPFFTTKPVGSGTGLGLSISYSIINKHHGRIDLDSTPGVGSRFRLVLPIKQPR